The Paenibacillus sp. BIC5C1 DNA segment GTTCAGATGTCCGGCTACCGGTGCTGTGATAAATACAAATACAATGCCAAGTAATACCCGAGCACTGATATAGTTATCGTAATACCAGAAGAAAAGAAACGTTCCACTCAGTACACAAAGTACGCCGAGTGTAGTGCTTTTGGTGGCGGCATGTGCCCGTAAGTATACATCTGGCAGTCGGATCAGTCCGAATGCGCTAAATGCACTCAGTAAGGCTCCCAGCAAGACAATGAGTCCAATGACAATTCCGGCGGTTCCATCAACGATCTCCTTCATTTTTGAATACCGCCCCTCGTTCAATGTATCGTGCAAATGCAACTGTGCTTAGAAAAGCGAGAATGCCAATCAACAGAATAATATCCAGATAAGCTTGGGTATGAAGCATCATGGACAGAACAGCAACGATGGCAATAACGTTAATACCGATCGTATCCAGTGCCGTAATCCGGTCGGCCATGGAGGGTCCCCGAAGTACTCGGTACAGACAACCCAGAATGGCCAGGGAGAGAATAAGCAAGGAAATGAACAACAGTGAGGATAACATTATCGTGTCACCTCCATAATGGCTTTTTCGAACGTATTTTTGATATCATCACTCATTTTCTGTTCGTCTTTGATATCCAGTGCGTGAATAAATAGTTTGCGTTGATTCCCTGAAATCTCAAGTGGGAGGGAACCTGGCGTCAGTGAGATGAGCAGACAAAGGAGTGTAACTTCCCAGTCAGAGGACAGTTGTGTCTGGTAGGTAAATATGCCGGGCCGAATATCGAGCTTGGGCTTTACAATCTGGCGAATAACTTCAATACTGGCCCGTACCAGTTCCTTGAAAAGCAAGACAATCAGCTTGATGATCGCCCAGACACGAACGATATAGAAGCGTTGCGGAAAGAACCGTCGCATGCTCCCAATCAGCAGCAGACCCAGCAGAAAACCCGTGAGAAAGCCAACACCATTCCACGCATTATTCAGAAACATCCATACAAAGGCAATGATCAGATTCAGCACAATCTGAAAGGCCATACGCATCTACTCCTTCAACACTGCATCTATATATACATTGGGATGCAGCAGAATGTCGCCTGCGCGGGAGGTCAGTTGGAACATGCCCTCAGCCCCCACACCCATCGCGATGATGAACACAAACAGAATTCCGGCAGGGATGAGCAGGCCGTTCACGGCATAAGGTCTTCTCACTGCGCCTGCCGGCGGTTCACCCCAGAACGCCTGGATGAAGATGCGAAGAACCGAATACAACATCAGCAGGCTGGAAAGGACGGCAATGCCAGTCAGACCGTATAAGCCAGCCTGTAACCCGCCTTCAAATAGCAACAATTTCCCAGGAAATCCACTGAACGGAGGAATACCTGCCAGTGCAAGTGCACTGATGAAGAACATCCAACCAAGCAGTGGGTAGCGGTGGATCAGCCCGCCCATATTGTCGAGTTTGGAGGTGCCTGCGACCGCGATCAGAGCGCCTCCGAGCAGGAATAGCAGTGTTTTGATGAGCATATCATGCAGCATGTAGAAGAGCAGTCCTTCCAGTGACGGACGACTTGCTGCGGCCATGCCGAAGGCTACAAAACCTACCCCTGCGATTACGTTGTAAATTAGTATTTTATTGACGTCACGATATGAAATGGCCCCGATTACCCCGAGTACCATGGTCGCTCCGGCCATCCAGCCGATAAGGGCGTGGAAGAAATCAGGATCATGATAGAAAATCAGTGTGAATGTTCGCACAATGGCATACAGGCCAACTTTGGTCAGCAAACCGGCAAATAGGGCGGTTACCACTGCCGGAGGTGCTGCGTAAGAGCCGGATAACCAGAAGAACAGAAACAGTCCAGCCTTGATACTAAATACGATCAGGAAGAGGACAGCGATCAGGGTAATGACTCCACTCTGTCCAACTTCAGCGATCCGATTGGACAAGTCGGCCATGTTTAATGTGCCGGTAACAGAGTAGAGAAAACCGATAGAGGCAACAAATAGTGCAGAAGAGACAATGTTAATCAAGACATACTTGATCGTTTCTCGTAGTTGTCTTTCCGTACCTCCCAATACAATTAGTGCATAAGAAGAGATAAGCATCAGTTCAAAGCATACAAACAGGTTAAACAGGTCACCGGTAAGAAACGAACCGTTCACCCCTGCAATAAGGAAATGAAAGAACGGGTAAAAATGATGTTCTTCCCGTTCCTTATTTACACTGCGGAAGGCGTAGAGCAGACATGCAAGAGCAATGATCGAAGCGGCCACGACGAGCAAGGCAGATACCATATCTGCAACAAGTACAATGCCGTAAGGCGGTTCCCAGCCTCCCATATTGAGCGTCTGTATCCCGGATTGTGTCACTTGGGTAATCAGCACGGTCGAAGCGGCTGCCGTCAGCAAAAGGCCAATAACACTCACAACCCGCTGGATGCTTACCCGCCGGAAGAATAGAAGGGCTATAACCCCGGTAATCAGTGGCAACAGAATGGGCAGAACAACGAGATTATTCATAAGGACGCCCCCTTACTTCTTCCATATCGTCTGTTTTCAGCTTCAGATAGGAACGATAGGAGAGTACAAAGAAAAAGGCGGTTAGTCCGAAATTAATGACAATGGATGTCAATATCAGTGCCTGGGGAAGTGGATCGACATAACGTTCAGCCTGCTCCCCAAGCAGCGGTGGTGCTCCAGTTTTGAGACGGGACATCGTAATCAGCAGCAGATGCACCCCGTGAGTGAGTATGGACATGCCAAGCACGATCCGGAGCAGGCTCCGCGATAAGATTAAAAAGACGGCGACTGCAAACAAAATGCCAACGGCCACACACATCAATATTTCCATATCAGCGATCCTCCCCGATCTGTAGAATGATATTCATGGTGACTCCCAGGACGGCTAGATATACGCCGAGGTCAAACAACATCGCGGTCGCAAGTTCAGTCTCTCCAAGTATTGGAAGATCGAAGTAACCATAGGTCTGACTGAGGAAAGGTACGCCGAACAAAAACGAGCCTGCTCCAGTCAATAAGGCAATGGCCAGCCCGATGGCCGTCAAGGTGCGAAAATCGATAGGTAACGCTTTGCGTACGGTATCTGTACTGAATGCCAGTGCAATTAAAACCAGTCCAGCTGCCGTTACCAAGCCGCCAATGAACCCGCCACCCGGATTATGATGTCCTGCAAAGAACAAATGCAGCGCAAAGGTTAGAATGATAAAGACAACAACCTTGGTTGTCGTTTGCAACAATACATCATTGCTTTGGAGTGGTACGGTATCCCATTTTGATGAGCTGCGTTCACGGTTCCCATACTTTTTCGTATTGTCCGCGTTGTCATCTGTCTCAGCATCGGTTTCTTCAGTCTGTTCTTTCTTGCGGAATTTCAGTCTGGCGCCAAGATCCCTCGCTTCGAGATTCAGATTAATCATGGAGTAGATGGACAATGAAGCGACCCCAAGTACCATAATCTCCAAAAGGGTATCGAAACCACGGAAATCCACCAGCAACACGTTGACGACATTTTTGCCGCCAGCCAGATTGTAACTTTCCTGAATGTAAAAGTCGGAAATGCTCTCCAGTGACGCGGTTCCGCTTGCAGCTAATGCCACAAAGGTCATGACCACACCTACGGCAATGGCAACAATCATATTCACACGAAGATAGCGTCGACTTGATTTGCCCCGTTGCAGTTCAGGCAGATGGTAAAAGCAGAGCAGGAACAGGGCAACGGATACCGTTTCAACAATCATCTGGGTTAATGCCAAATCCGGCGCTCGGAACAGCACGAACAGTAAAGTGACGAGATAACCTACTGCACCTGTCATAATGACTGCGGATAGTCTGTTCTTGGCAAAAGGGATCGAAACCGCTGCTGCAATCAGTGCGACAAGCAGCACTGCTTCATAGAAAGAAAAGGGGGCATTGCCCTTGAAATTCCAGGTGATGTTCTCTCCTGAACGGAAAAAGGCGTAGACCAGCAATGCAACAGTGAACGAGAAAATATATACCAGATAATTACGAACCGAGCCATTCATATAGGCTTCCGTCCATTTACGTGCATAATGCTGGAGATTATCGAGTACGACATGATACATATTGTTTATCGTTAACCCTTGAGGATAGTGCTCGTAAATTGTTCTCCAGCGCGGCAGCAATTTGTACAATGTAATACCGAGGGCGATTACACCGATGGTCATGATTAATTCCGGTGTGAGGCCGTGCCACAGTGAGAAATGAACATCAAAATGCTCATTTCCGGTCAGCAACGATGGAAGTACAGCAGCCATCGCCGGTTCAATTAATGATCCAGACAGCAGATTCGGGAATAGACCAAATAGGATCACAAGAATCCCGAGTATAACCGGAGGAATCAACATGCCGACTGGAGCTTCATGCAGTTTTTCCGCAGGAAGTTCGCTGCGCATGCGGCCAAGGAACGTTTTGAACACAATGATAAGCGCATAGATCAGTGTGAACACACTTGCAAGCCAGGCGAAGACAGGCAAGAGTACACTCCATGAACCGAGTCCAAAGATGCGGAGGTGTGTGACTTCCACCATTGCCTGAAAGAACAGCTCCTTGCTCAGAAATCCGTTAAACGGCGGAATTCCGGCCATGGCGAGTGCTCCGACGAGCGCTACCGTAAAGGTCACAGGCATAAATGAAGCAAGTCCGCCGAGTTTCCTTATATCCCGCGTGCCTGTCTCATGATCCACAATGCCAACGACCATGAACAGTGCCGCCTTGAAGGTAGCGTGATTGAACAGATGAAGCAGTGCTGCCGTAATGGCAACCGTGTACATCGCGGAGGATTCGCCATATCCGAAATAGATGGCTGCCGAGCCAACGCCGAGCAATGACATGATGAGACCAAGCTGTGAGATGGTAGAATAGGCTAGGATCGCCTTAAGGTCATTTTTTTTTACGGCAAGGAATGATCCATAACACAGTGTGAGCAGTCCAACCCCGGTGACGAGCCAGAACCATAATCCCTGTCCACCAAAGATGGGGGTAAACCGGGCTACAAC contains these protein-coding regions:
- the mnhG gene encoding monovalent cation/H(+) antiporter subunit G, which produces MKEIVDGTAGIVIGLIVLLGALLSAFSAFGLIRLPDVYLRAHAATKSTTLGVLCVLSGTFLFFWYYDNYISARVLLGIVFVFITAPVAGHLNGRAAYRTDVPLWEQSVQDELEPLLKGKKVNHEAKDMME
- a CDS encoding Na(+)/H(+) antiporter subunit F1, with the protein product MLSSLLFISLLILSLAILGCLYRVLRGPSMADRITALDTIGINVIAIVAVLSMMLHTQAYLDIILLIGILAFLSTVAFARYIERGAVFKNEGDR
- a CDS encoding Na+/H+ antiporter subunit E, which gives rise to MAFQIVLNLIIAFVWMFLNNAWNGVGFLTGFLLGLLLIGSMRRFFPQRFYIVRVWAIIKLIVLLFKELVRASIEVIRQIVKPKLDIRPGIFTYQTQLSSDWEVTLLCLLISLTPGSLPLEISGNQRKLFIHALDIKDEQKMSDDIKNTFEKAIMEVTR
- a CDS encoding Na+/H+ antiporter subunit D, coding for MNNLVVLPILLPLITGVIALLFFRRVSIQRVVSVIGLLLTAAASTVLITQVTQSGIQTLNMGGWEPPYGIVLVADMVSALLVVAASIIALACLLYAFRSVNKEREEHHFYPFFHFLIAGVNGSFLTGDLFNLFVCFELMLISSYALIVLGGTERQLRETIKYVLINIVSSALFVASIGFLYSVTGTLNMADLSNRIAEVGQSGVITLIAVLFLIVFSIKAGLFLFFWLSGSYAAPPAVVTALFAGLLTKVGLYAIVRTFTLIFYHDPDFFHALIGWMAGATMVLGVIGAISYRDVNKILIYNVIAGVGFVAFGMAAASRPSLEGLLFYMLHDMLIKTLLFLLGGALIAVAGTSKLDNMGGLIHRYPLLGWMFFISALALAGIPPFSGFPGKLLLFEGGLQAGLYGLTGIAVLSSLLMLYSVLRIFIQAFWGEPPAGAVRRPYAVNGLLIPAGILFVFIIAMGVGAEGMFQLTSRAGDILLHPNVYIDAVLKE
- a CDS encoding Na(+)/H(+) antiporter subunit C, whose amino-acid sequence is MEILMCVAVGILFAVAVFLILSRSLLRIVLGMSILTHGVHLLLITMSRLKTGAPPLLGEQAERYVDPLPQALILTSIVINFGLTAFFFVLSYRSYLKLKTDDMEEVRGRPYE
- a CDS encoding Na+/H+ antiporter subunit A is translated as MSLLHVAVILPFAAGIVLAMLHRFFRKIHMGWLVLLIPALLFVYFASLVPAVSQRNMVSGYIPWIPSLDIGFNLYLDGLSLLLTLLITGVGTLVVLYSIFYMDTKEALNRFYLYLLMFMGAMLGVVLSDNMIVLYGFWELTSITSFLLIAFHYKRKASTSGAQKSFLITVFGGFAMLAGFMLMYLMTGTFSIRATITEWGQIQDSSLFLPALVLILIGAFTKSAQFPFHIWLPDAMEAPTPVSAYLHSATMVKAGLYVVARFTPIFGGQGLWFWLVTGVGLLTLCYGSFLAVKKNDLKAILAYSTISQLGLIMSLLGVGSAAIYFGYGESSAMYTVAITAALLHLFNHATFKAALFMVVGIVDHETGTRDIRKLGGLASFMPVTFTVALVGALAMAGIPPFNGFLSKELFFQAMVEVTHLRIFGLGSWSVLLPVFAWLASVFTLIYALIIVFKTFLGRMRSELPAEKLHEAPVGMLIPPVILGILVILFGLFPNLLSGSLIEPAMAAVLPSLLTGNEHFDVHFSLWHGLTPELIMTIGVIALGITLYKLLPRWRTIYEHYPQGLTINNMYHVVLDNLQHYARKWTEAYMNGSVRNYLVYIFSFTVALLVYAFFRSGENITWNFKGNAPFSFYEAVLLVALIAAAVSIPFAKNRLSAVIMTGAVGYLVTLLFVLFRAPDLALTQMIVETVSVALFLLCFYHLPELQRGKSSRRYLRVNMIVAIAVGVVMTFVALAASGTASLESISDFYIQESYNLAGGKNVVNVLLVDFRGFDTLLEIMVLGVASLSIYSMINLNLEARDLGARLKFRKKEQTEETDAETDDNADNTKKYGNRERSSSKWDTVPLQSNDVLLQTTTKVVVFIILTFALHLFFAGHHNPGGGFIGGLVTAAGLVLIALAFSTDTVRKALPIDFRTLTAIGLAIALLTGAGSFLFGVPFLSQTYGYFDLPILGETELATAMLFDLGVYLAVLGVTMNIILQIGEDR